The Phaeacidiphilus oryzae TH49 region GGAGGATGCGGTCGGCCTGGGCGCGGAGCTCGTGGTGGGCCGCGTGCGAGGTGGTGCGCATCGCCTCCTCGTAGGAGGCGAGCGCGCCGCTCAGCCCCGAGCCCACCCTGCCGTTCCGGCGGGCCCAGGACTTCACCCAGGTCAGGCCGGAGAGGAGGAGGCCGAGGGCGGCGGCGAGGATCAGATACGGCAGTACGGGTCCCATGGAGCGCTTCCCCTGGTTCGCTTCCCCTCGGTCCTTCTCGGTCTTTCTCGGGCCTTCTCAGTCCTTGCGGCCGGTGACGGCGACCGTCACGCCCAGGCCGATCATCGTCAGTCCGCCGACGCCGCCGATGGCGGCCATCCGGCGCGGAGAGCGGGCGAACCAGGCGCGGGCGCCGGCGGCGGCCATGCCCCAGACGCTGTCCGAGACCAGCGCGATGAGGTTGAAGACCACCCCGAGCAGCAGCATCTGCAGGACCGTGTGCCCGGCCCCGCGGTCGACGAACTGCGGGAGGACGGCGGCGAAGAAGACCACCGTCTTCGGGTTGGAGACCCCGACCAGCAGGCCCTCGCCCATCGCCCGGAGGACGCCCGATGCCGATGCCGATGCCGATCCCGAGGCCGAATCCGATGCCGAGGCGGACGCGGACGCGGGGGCGGTCGCCGGGGTGGCGAGCGCGGCCCGTAGTGAGCCGCGGTGCCGGATCGCCCGGACGCCGAGCCAGATCAGATACACGGCCCCGGCCAGCTTCACCGCCGTGTAGACGGCGACT contains the following coding sequences:
- a CDS encoding LysE family translocator, which translates into the protein MPSPDRILVFAAVSALLIVVPGPSVLFVVGRALAHGRRTALASVAGNAAGALLLVAAVAAGVGGLVERSVAVYTAVKLAGAVYLIWLGVRAIRHRGSLRAALATPATAPASASASASDSASGSASASASGVLRAMGEGLLVGVSNPKTVVFFAAVLPQFVDRGAGHTVLQMLLLGVVFNLIALVSDSVWGMAAAGARAWFARSPRRMAAIGGVGGLTMIGLGVTVAVTGRKD